The proteins below come from a single Lineus longissimus chromosome 5, tnLinLong1.2, whole genome shotgun sequence genomic window:
- the LOC135488707 gene encoding uncharacterized protein LOC135488707: MQRTNQSNDDLKWLSQLVLTRIVLFNKRRVSEVEELKVSDFLGRKSEKDNEEILASLDVSERVLAKRMALIEVRGKSTRSLRKVFILLSPDMVEQIEYLIKKRKIISPYVFSRPREINSPIDGCEAIRVVTSKCPMLRNPGSIRTRGLRKYMATTAQIIDMSANELKMVADHMGHNVNIHTDVYRLQSSVLERAKVARVLIAMENGVINKFQGKKLDAINIEELPPPVSINDQLERGDQLESRELTCDDVDGSSPFDGEPQPSCSATGVADDQKYGSQKRKMVSTDDGMFKTKRARWSEEENGILFRGHK; this comes from the exons ATGCAGAGGACAAACCAATCTAATGATGATCTGAAATGGCTAAGTCAGCTAGTGTTGACAAGAATTGTCTTGTTTAATAAGCGCAGAGTGAGCGAGGTAGAAGAGTTGAAAGTGAGTGACTTCCTAGGGAGAAAGAGCGAGAAGGATAATGAAGAAATACTAGCATCTCTTGATGTCAGTGAAAGAGTCCTGGCAAAAAGAATGGCACTGATAGAGGTGAGGGGGAAGAGTACCAGGTCACTTCGCAAAGTCTTCATCTTACTTTCTCCAGACATGGTAGAACAGATTGAGTATTTGATAAAAAAGAGGAAGATCATCAGCCCATATGTGTTTTCAAGACCGAGAGAAATTAATTCACCCATAGATGGCTGTGAAGCAATCCGAGTGGTAACGAGCAAATGCCCTATGCTCAGAAATCCAGGGAGTATCCGAACCAGGGGATTAAGGAAATACATGGCCACCACTGcacaaataattgacatgtccgCCAATGAATTGAAGATGGTAGCAGACCACATGGGCCATAATGTCAACATCCACACTGACGTGTACAGATTGCAAAGCTCAGTGCTTGAACGAGCAAAGGTTGCACgtgttttgattgccatggagAATGGTGTCATCAATAAGTTCCAGGGAAAAAAACTTGATGCCATTAACATTGAAGAACTTCCTCCCCCGGTTTCCATAAATGATCAGCTGGAAAGAGGTGACCAGTTAGAGAGCAGGGAACTTACTTGTGATGATGTCGATGGAAGCAGTCCATTTGATGGAGAACCACAACCAAGCTGCTCAGCTACTGGGGTTGCAGATGATCAGAAGTATGGCAGTCAAAAGAGAAAGATGGTTTCCACTGATGACGGCATGTTCAAAACTAAGAGAGCAAGAtggtctgaagaagaaaatggcatATTGTTCAG AGGTCATAAGTGA